The DNA segment TTTATGAAGATAACACTGCCTTTCCCTGTGTATTTGAAAGGATTATTATTACCATGGTGTGATTCATAGCGTCGGCACTTATATTAcaggagagaaaatgatgaacCGGAAGCAGCTTTTATCCCTAGTGGCGGTGGGCTATGTCGCCATCACGAGCCTGGTGCTGCTCTTCTATTCAAGGTATTTCGTGCATTACCGGGGCGTGGCTGCTCACCCCTGCCGCTGCGTGCTTCTGTAGTGTGACTGATGCTCTCTGCTGGGCTGTTTCTCAACTGTTCTCTGAGTCAGTTGTGTTGATGCCTGGTAGAGGGTTTTACCATTTTGTCTAAGGTGATTCATGCAGCAGTCTCGTCATTTCTTACAAtctgattgttttttttatattatttctcgTTGCAATGTCCTATATATACTTTTGGAGGTAGTAAAGGTGTTGGGGAGTTTTCGGCGTGCTGGGAGTCTGTGACTGGTGTGTTGATGTGTATGCGATATGTGAATGCCTTGAAGTTACTGAAGAAGACTATATAGCATATGTAGCACTCCGGCATTTTTTCATTTACGTATATTTTCTATTGAAACTTTAGTGCATATGTAAACTTGTTGATAGGCAACGTTTCATTTATCTCAACAGCCTCGGTGAGTATGGATTAAAAATATAACGGTTGATATTTTGATTTATCAATGGGTCTATAGATAGGGAATGAGGGAATCAATAAGTAAAATACTTGATTCGTGTTTCTGTTACAGCTTCCGGCAGTCCGGCGTCACCACATTGTGTTCGGAACTCTCGAGGAACAACAACACAGGCAAGTACTAACGTCAGGCGGCTGTCCACTGCTCCGAGGCTGATGAATATAGCGCCATGCTCAGGGCACGCCCTTCACCTAGTACagtgtgtttctttttccttggCGCGACGCGCAGGTGGCGGGGCAATGATGGACGCGATGCGCCTTCTGCACGGCAACGTTGAGAGAGTgctgggtaagtgtgtgtgtgtgtgtgttgaaggtgtgtgtgtgtgtgttgaaggtgtgtgtgtgtaggtgtgtgtagtggccccttttgcaaagaaaaataataatgaataaatatatgttacaggaaaataataggaatatgtatattagtattacgattacgaatgtgtgtgtgtgtatgtgtgtgtgtgtgtgtgtgtggagttgagagctcagtggcatcgactgaccgagttatttcccctttggttttgttttgagttaatggtaggatataaggtgtgctctgagtgataAAAAGTAAgatgttaaatgatgggttcataaaattgtgtgaagagtgcgatgtcaagctgtcaactgaaaACGGCGGAGGGGTGTTTGACtgtttgtagcgggagcggggagactggaagaagaggaatacgagattgggatggctctggcagagagagagagcacgaaagtcgtaagtgtgccttctctccttcttgcctctcgtatttacttgattttaggtgcaaggtgcagtcaaagtgattggaggactgtataattatactgtagaggcaccaagtgaacttgtctggtgacagtggtgagtatgtaatatgATTCTGTGTTATGACGGgcagagtggcaggcgacgcgtaTAGGACCTGTGAGGCtgacctttgccgctatattaccacctttaatgaccgttttgtgcttgacagtggacagtgtagagtggctgagtgactattgtatgttcagcacttgaacaatggagctgctgagttgaataagagcaggtgatctattttgagaaacattcattgacgacgtaggctcgcgtggccgtagcctattcatgttatccgtataatttctgaccacaaattccaaatttctgaaaattatgattgatagacttcattttctgtttatgtagtacttttttctatagcgtgtgtcatttcttgaattcccgcaggcttgggatttgtgcctttccattctttacatatgtcctccttggtcacaaaacgcttcacgtacgtactctatctggtgtacgaaagtcaccactgactcggctgatgccccggataattacgttaatcaggtaggtaaataatgaaataatgattaagaataattagcctactgcaaaacacgttaggtgaagaagcagcagccaagcctaatctaaagtaataagtgacccaggttttctcatgagtttggaagtgctcacctcagttctaagtgtcactaaacccttgccagaaaactgcaggggtcacaacaagaactgatgggtgctcttggaagtgtacagagctgcatagatgcatttcagtcctatcgtgatggaaataatttcaaccaactttttgcccaagctgaggaaaggttcggagatatcatccagaagccttgaacaatcagtggtcatcagaaacataattaaggctaacccttcaacagcaactccataggagtactatcgaagagctatttttctcccattttcggacactgctatagcacaactcagggaaaggtttgcatctgaacacattaggagttttttgttggtaaatcttgttccctctctttcagtcgatactgattttagtgagctgaaggaggcagttgaattttatggaaaatttcttgatggagatgcagatctcgttgaagatgaatatctatgggggcagagttattgggagCGTCGttaatctcatgagaggtcaaagcaagtcgttaagacattggcatgtgccaaaaaaattgggcacatatacaaaattttccaccttattgaaattttttcaaccctacctgttagcacttccaccaatgagcgattattaagtgcccttaaattgcttaaaacataccttaggaacgcaataAGTGAAAGTCGTTTAGATGGACTGGCCTTAttttgtctattgtgacacatCTTGATCATGaggtccttgatgaatttgcacgtaagaacagacgcataaatttgaggtaaaccagtttcaatgtattgttgttaacagtaactaatctaattcatctagttaatttttattttatattcataaaataactgacccagtttccatgtatcttgtaaaaacATGTATTACAgaagcagcctgtataaacgaagattatacatgttatatgaatataaaaaaaattccttgccagtatattacttttttatcagaacatgtagttctaaagtaagtagtgttgtttcgagggtaaatttttgcagtccaaattacagaaatgaacaagattttaaaagtaatgttcgctcaagtaacataaaattagtacttttaagattatttaaatctcccagatttatgttgtacttaaatgctaccaacaaacttctaaaatgtacaatgtatgtatatgtatgtatcaatgcatgtatgtataaaaaataataaatttaccccagcgatctaacccgaatcctcaagctgtatgggatccctgggcttgcaataatactggacgcagaaatttgctctctctctctctctctctctctctctctctctctctctctctctctctctctctctctctctctctctctctctctctctctctctctctctctctctctctctctatatatatatatatatatatatatatatatatatatatatatatatatatatatatatattggcccccccttttcaattttctgggtacgccactgtgtgtgtgtgtgtgtgtgtgtgtgtgtgtgtgtgtgtgttgcctaagAGATAACCATGAACGAGGAATCATACAGCAGACATGGCGCCGAGCAAGCACCAGACAGTGTCCAGCGCCGCCACCTGAAAGCCGCGTGTGTGAGTTACAGTTGGCGGTCGGCTGCCTGTGGACCCGAGGGAGAATAAGTCGTTGAGCCTCTGGGGCAGCGATCCTCCCGGGAGCCCGTGTTCCGAGTACAAATCAAGGTGACGCGTCTACAAATGCATCGTCTGACGTTACTGATGATAGTGcaaactgattgattgatggaaATTAGAAAACAATGCAATATGGCTCCGTCATTATGCGAAAAACAATAATTAGAATACTTTGCAAAAGTTTATAATTTGCGTAATCGAGAAATTATCTCACACTCGACAAGTACTCGATTACACTAATTATACGGCTCTAAAAAGTATGGCGATATTCTTTCAGCAACAGAAATGCAAATGAATAGAGACTGTTCCTACAGGCAGGGGCGTGTTTCTCTTACAAAAAATGACGAAGTATTCCCTCCAGGTTCGGGATGCACCTGCCGCCGGTGTGGCTGGCCTCGTACCCTTGCTCCGGCAACACCTGGACGCGCTACCTGCTGGAGGCGGCGTCGGGCGTCTTCACCGGCTCCATCTACGTGGACAACAGTCTCACAAAGAGAGGTAAGGACGGTCGTATTGAAGGTGCGTGTTGAGCGTCTTACGGGACCGTCTGATGGaattatttgaaaaaaaaatggcgAAATATCCTAAAAAAATCACTTGTTCGTGTATCTTTCGGCCTCCTTGAGACGACGTTTCACAGCAAAATTCGCAAAAATAAATAATTTatgtcactttcctctccctcctcccccatccagTGACTTGTCACGCTTTGCGTTGCCATGTGCTCACACAGTTTTTTTTTCgcgaaaaaaaagcagaaatattCCCTCATATGGTTCACTGACATAAGGAGACATTGTGTAACCCTGCTTGCGTGTATATAAAGTCAGAGTGACTCGGGCGAACAGAGAGACACACCATTCCTTGTCGACAGAtcgacttggtcggctcggctgacgtcagccgatagagttggtcggtcggcaccctgctacggacCGCCATTgacaaaggcccgtgctcccctcTATAGGGAGGGAGCAGTCTttgaacaacaagaaaaacaacagtcGGACACACACGCCACTCCTCGTCGACAGATCGACTTCGTCGGCTCGGGTGATGTCAGCCGaaagagtcggtctgtcggcaccctgctacgggccgctcTTGGCAAAGGCCGTACTCCCCCCATTTAAGAGagagtaaatctttaacaacaacaacaacaacaggcggAAAGCGGTCAACACATGTTCGGAACAGATCCAGCCGTCATACAGTCCATggaggcaggagagaaggaaacggagcGAGTTgcttacaaaaagaagaaagccaGGAAGAAACAAAAGTTCAGCAAGGAGTATGAGCCAGAAGGACATTAGCGAACCAGGCAACAGTGAGGGAGGTTGTTCCTCCTGAATCCTTCGCCTTCGAGCGCTTAATACCCTACAAAAAGGGGAACAGGGACAAACTAAATCTCTAAAATGCCATGTGAACACCATATGTTACTCCACAATGACTCCATGAATGATATAGATATACATTATTGAAGTTTGTTTGCAGAGAAGCAAAAAACTCGCTGGGGCGGAAGGAGAAGTAGTCGATTATGTTTGCTCGACAATATCTCTGTTCcgcctttcttgttcttctttttcatatttatatttgaAAGAGGGATAAATGGGCGATAATTATTATTAGGTAGGTTTTTCAGTCAAGGCAACATGTCTACATAAATTAGCAATAAGTTTTAAactagaatataaaaaaaatacactaaacTATAAAGGAAACTTATAAATCTGCCTAATAATATCTTTTGAGAATTCAACAAAGTTTTATTTGGTATTTTTTCAACAACATTGTCTCAAGCACAAATAAATATCGCATTTTCGTTAAAAAATAAAACGCGAGTTTGCAATTATCTATCGTGCATTTCGTATGAAACCTGGCATGGAACATCTCTTTACTGGTATGAATAACATATTAAGAATTCATAAAAATCGGTCAATAATTAACGAATTTCTATTTTTTAGCAGACGGTCCTCTCTAATGTAGAGCGTCACACAGCTTCATCATGATTCCTGCTGTTACAGTTTTCTTTATGAGCTATCACTTAATGAAATTTCTCACCATGGTTGCCAGatatatgaagaggaaaaaactTTGTCCTCCCAAATCGTGCCTGACTAGTCAGTTTGCAGCTGATAATTTGACCTGTGAAACTAAGCTGACCCAGGTGACTCAATACCCAAGCACTGATTTGTTTCTTATGTGGTTACCTAGGCACTGAGCTCCGTTTTTATGTAGTTCTATTAGCTTGCGATACATCTCTATGcgtctttctttactttcaacATCTTTCTCTCCCATGGCCTGTCAGGTTATCTTGGAGAGCGTGACTCTGTTACCAGCATGCGAACCCTCGTGCAGAAGATACACACTATTCCACCATGCAAGCTGAAGGACCGTAAGTGCCCCGAAAACAACCGGACGATCCCCACCGTCCTGCTGCTCAGGAATCCGGCCAAGTAAGGTTCCAAAGCATGCTCCAAAACCCGTATTTAGTGAGGGTCAGGAAGGCGAAGAAATTTCTTACGTAATCCGGATTTTAAACACGGCAAACCGAATTATGTTGTATAAAAAAATCTTTGTCTTGTTACCTCATTTTTCCAGCTTTGCTTGAACGCGCAACTCTAAATACACAGAAGGATGTAGTCAGTTTTCTAAAAGAATATTTAGAATAAATAATGATATCACGAGGGTAGGGTAGCTAGCCTGGGTGGGACGAGAGAGGCCAGGCCGCCCCGCTGGTGATGCGCCTGGCTCCCCGACGCCTGCTTGTTGACGCTTTGCCTGTCTAGTCGGTGCTGCACAAACCTAACAGTTTAAAAGTGTTAATGAAAAACTGGAAAGCAAATGCAGTTTTATCCTACCAGGGATCGTCAATCTTCACGATTTGAATCATACGCTGCATAATGCAGCTACAGTAATATTACAACTCTGCCTTCCCTTTCCAATATTATCCTGCCGAATCTTAATTATGTTGTGTCCTCT comes from the Eriocheir sinensis breed Jianghai 21 chromosome 46, ASM2467909v1, whole genome shotgun sequence genome and includes:
- the LOC126981052 gene encoding WSC domain-containing protein 1-like, whose translation is MLYQHFYFLGLTDNIDKSPDETEKPRWQRVLKQCLSVSLRQELRSGEKMMNRKQLLSLVAVGYVAITSLVLLFYSSFRQSGVTTLCSELSRNNNTGGGAMMDAMRLLHGNVERVLVGGRLPVDPRENKSLSLWGSDPPGSPCSEYKSRFGMHLPPVWLASYPCSGNTWTRYLLEAASGVFTGSIYVDNSLTKRGYLGERDSVTSMRTLVQKIHTIPPCKLKDRKCPENNRTIPTVLLLRNPAKAILSYYKFEKTKSHTKQIPVSDFQTKAFHSFLSRSIRDWTQVALDRLLWTEAPLYVMHYERLVQEPVKELTALLAFLGVPWDEGRMACIASHLEGSFKRKGNAALDPYSAEEKAVMAVEEAAVNRTLLMMGYSPLPTYH